A region of Streptomyces cinnamoneus DNA encodes the following proteins:
- a CDS encoding amidohydrolase codes for MSERPGKPRTVLLRNGTVYSPADPFATAMIVEGDSVAWVGSEGAADSFADGVDEVADLDGALVTPAFTDAHVHTTATGLALTGLDLTGVPTLAEALGRIRAHAAARPADRVLLGHGWDASAWPEGRPPSLRELDEATGGRPLYLTRADVHSAVVTTALLDLVPRVRELPGHTPGAPLTGAAHHAVRAAAYASVTPAQRTEAQRAALARAASLGIGSVHECAGPEISSEDDLTGLLALAGETPGPRVTGYWAQALTSADEAGRIRELGAVGAAGDLFVDGSLGSHTASLHEPYADAGGVTGTGHLDAAAIAAHVAACTEAGIQAGFHAIGDAALTAVVEGVRAAADKVGLARVRAARHRIEHAEMLTPELIAGFAELALTASVQPAFDAAWGGDDAMYAQRLGRERARTLNPYAAMLRAGVPLALGSDSPVTPLDPWGTVRAAAFHRTPGHRVSVRAAFTAHTRGGWRAVGRDDAGVLVPGAPADYAVWATGDLVVQVPDARVADWSTDPRSGTPGLPDLTPGTALPVCLRTVVAGRTVHTRPNE; via the coding sequence ATGAGTGAGCGCCCCGGCAAGCCGCGTACCGTCCTGCTGCGCAACGGCACCGTCTACAGTCCCGCCGACCCCTTCGCGACCGCGATGATCGTGGAAGGCGACAGCGTCGCCTGGGTCGGCTCGGAGGGGGCCGCCGACTCCTTCGCCGACGGCGTCGACGAGGTCGCCGACCTCGACGGAGCGCTCGTCACCCCCGCGTTCACCGACGCGCACGTGCACACCACCGCCACCGGACTCGCCCTCACCGGCCTCGACCTGACCGGCGTCCCCACCCTCGCCGAGGCCCTCGGCCGGATCCGGGCGCACGCCGCCGCCCGCCCCGCCGACCGCGTGCTGCTCGGCCACGGCTGGGACGCCAGCGCCTGGCCCGAGGGACGCCCGCCCTCCCTCCGCGAGCTGGACGAGGCCACCGGCGGCCGGCCGCTCTACCTCACGCGCGCCGACGTCCACTCCGCCGTCGTCACCACCGCCCTCCTCGACCTCGTCCCGCGCGTGCGCGAACTGCCCGGCCACACGCCCGGCGCGCCCCTGACCGGCGCCGCCCACCACGCCGTGCGCGCCGCCGCGTACGCCAGCGTCACCCCCGCCCAGCGCACCGAGGCCCAGCGCGCCGCCCTGGCCCGGGCCGCCTCCCTCGGGATCGGATCCGTCCACGAGTGCGCCGGGCCCGAGATCTCCAGCGAGGACGACCTCACGGGCCTGCTCGCCCTCGCCGGCGAGACGCCCGGGCCCCGGGTGACCGGCTACTGGGCGCAGGCGCTCACCTCGGCGGACGAGGCCGGGCGCATCCGGGAGCTCGGCGCCGTCGGCGCCGCCGGCGACCTCTTCGTCGACGGCTCCCTCGGCTCGCACACCGCCTCCCTTCACGAGCCCTACGCCGACGCCGGCGGCGTCACCGGCACCGGGCACCTGGACGCCGCCGCCATCGCCGCCCACGTCGCCGCCTGCACCGAGGCCGGCATCCAGGCCGGCTTCCACGCCATCGGCGACGCCGCGCTCACCGCCGTCGTCGAGGGCGTACGGGCGGCCGCGGACAAGGTCGGCCTGGCCCGGGTCCGCGCCGCCCGGCACCGGATCGAGCACGCCGAGATGCTCACCCCCGAACTGATCGCGGGCTTTGCCGAACTCGCCCTCACCGCCTCCGTCCAGCCCGCCTTCGACGCGGCCTGGGGCGGCGACGACGCCATGTACGCCCAGCGCCTGGGCCGCGAGCGGGCCCGCACCCTCAACCCGTACGCGGCCATGCTGCGCGCCGGGGTGCCGCTCGCCCTCGGCTCAGACAGCCCCGTGACCCCCCTCGACCCGTGGGGCACCGTCCGCGCGGCCGCCTTCCACCGCACGCCCGGGCACCGGGTCTCGGTGCGCGCCGCCTTCACCGCGCACACGCGCGGCGGCTGGCGGGCCGTGGGGCGGGACGACGCGGGCGTCCTGGTGCCGGGCGCGCCCGCCGACTACGCGGTCTGGGCGACCGGCGACCTCGTCGTACAGGTCCCCGACGCCCGGGTGGCCGACTGGTCCACCGATCCCCGCTCGGGCACCCCCGGCCTGCCGGACCTCACGCCCGGCACCGCCCTGCCGGTCTGCCTGCGGACGGTCGTGGCCGGACGGACGGTGCACACCCGCCCGAACGAGTGA
- a CDS encoding Lrp/AsnC family transcriptional regulator, with the protein MEELDREIVELLVKDGRMSYTDLGKATGLSTSAVHQRVRRLEQRGVIRGYAAVVDPEAVGLPLTAFISVKPFDPSAPDDIADRLAEIPEIEACHSVAGDENYILKVRVATPLELEHLLARIRSLAGVSTRTTIVLSTPYEARPPRVG; encoded by the coding sequence GTGGAGGAGCTGGACAGAGAGATCGTGGAACTGCTCGTCAAGGACGGGCGGATGAGCTACACCGACCTGGGGAAGGCCACCGGCCTGTCCACCTCGGCGGTGCACCAGCGCGTGCGCCGGCTCGAACAGCGCGGCGTCATCCGCGGTTACGCGGCGGTGGTCGACCCCGAGGCGGTGGGCCTGCCGCTCACCGCGTTCATCTCCGTGAAGCCGTTCGACCCCAGCGCCCCGGACGACATCGCGGACCGCCTCGCCGAGATCCCCGAGATCGAGGCGTGCCACAGCGTGGCGGGGGACGAGAACTACATCCTCAAGGTCAGGGTGGCCACGCCGCTGGAGCTGGAGCACCTGCTGGCGCGGATCCGGTCGCTGGCGGGCGTCTCGACCCGCACCACGATCGTGCTGTCCACGCCGTACGAGGCGCGGCCGCCGCGCGTGGGCTGA
- a CDS encoding acyl-CoA dehydrogenase family protein, whose amino-acid sequence MNRHGPQPVERQLPTDEARDLIALVRELVQREIQPKAAEEEEAGHFPRELFGLLSSSGLLALPYAEEFGGGDQPYEVYLQVLEELAAARLTVGLGVSVHTLACHALAGYGTKEQKKEHLPAMLGGGLLGAYCLSEPSSGSDAASLRTRATRSGDTWTIEGTKAWTTHGGIADFYTVLARTGGEGARGITAFLVPGDAPGLAAAPPERKMGMKGSPTAQLHFDGVSVPDARRIGEEGQGFAIALSALDSGRLGIAACAVGVAQAALDEALAFVGERRQFGRPLADFQGLRFMLADMATQIEAGRSLYLTAARLRDQGRPFAKQAAMAKLFCTDAAMRVTTDAVQLLGGYGYTADFPAERYMREAKVLQIVEGTNQIQRMVVARHLAGPESA is encoded by the coding sequence ATGAACCGACACGGCCCGCAGCCGGTGGAGCGCCAGCTGCCCACCGACGAAGCCCGCGACCTCATCGCGCTCGTCCGCGAGCTGGTCCAGCGGGAGATCCAGCCGAAAGCGGCCGAGGAGGAGGAAGCGGGACACTTCCCCCGTGAACTCTTCGGGCTGCTCTCCTCGTCGGGGCTGCTCGCCCTGCCCTACGCCGAGGAGTTCGGCGGCGGTGACCAGCCGTACGAGGTCTACCTCCAGGTGCTCGAGGAGCTGGCCGCCGCCCGCCTCACCGTGGGACTCGGCGTCAGCGTGCACACCCTCGCCTGCCACGCGCTCGCCGGATACGGGACCAAGGAGCAGAAGAAGGAGCACCTGCCCGCCATGCTCGGCGGCGGGCTCCTGGGCGCCTACTGCCTGTCCGAGCCCTCCTCCGGCTCGGACGCCGCCTCCCTGCGCACCCGCGCCACCCGCAGCGGCGACACCTGGACCATCGAGGGCACCAAGGCCTGGACCACCCACGGCGGCATCGCCGACTTCTACACCGTCCTCGCCCGGACGGGCGGCGAGGGTGCCCGCGGCATCACGGCCTTCCTCGTGCCCGGCGACGCCCCCGGCCTCGCCGCCGCGCCGCCCGAGCGCAAGATGGGCATGAAGGGCTCGCCCACGGCGCAGCTGCACTTCGACGGGGTGAGCGTCCCCGACGCCCGCCGCATCGGCGAGGAGGGGCAGGGCTTCGCCATCGCCCTCTCCGCCCTGGACTCCGGGCGCCTGGGCATCGCCGCCTGCGCCGTGGGGGTCGCCCAGGCCGCGCTGGACGAGGCCCTCGCCTTCGTCGGCGAGCGGCGGCAGTTCGGACGCCCGCTCGCCGACTTCCAGGGCCTGCGCTTCATGCTCGCCGACATGGCCACCCAGATCGAGGCCGGCCGCTCGCTCTACCTCACCGCGGCGCGGCTGCGGGACCAGGGACGGCCCTTCGCCAAGCAGGCCGCCATGGCCAAGCTCTTCTGTACGGACGCGGCGATGCGGGTGACCACCGACGCCGTCCAGCTCCTGGGCGGCTACGGCTACACGGCGGACTTCCCCGCCGAGCGCTACATGCGCGAGGCCAAGGTGCTCCAGATCGTCGAGGGCACCAACCAGATCCAGCGGATGGTCGTCGCCCGGCACCTCGCGGGCCCCGAGTCCGCCTGA
- a CDS encoding glycoside hydrolase family 18 protein, with protein MPGTPRRHRTRTLLTATAACSALLAAGLAAVPATADDSPSGDDTSAGRRVVGYFTNWGVYERNYHVKNIETSGSAAKLTHINYAFGNVTGGKCAIGDAYADYDKFYDAAGSVDGKADSWDNGALRGNFNQLRKLKKMHPGLKVVWSFGGWTWSGGFGEAAKNPAAFAESCYGLVKDPRWADVFDGIDIDWEYPNACGLTCDTSGRAAFRDVMAALRARFGGSNLVTAAITADASAGGKIEAADYAGAARSVDWYNPMTYDYFGAWEAKGPTAPHSPLTSYTGIPKAGFNTEATIQKLTSLGVPPAKLLLGIGFYGRGWTGVTRSTPGGTATGPAKGTYEDGFEDYRILKTKCPANGTVGGTAYAKCGSDWWSYDTPSTIAGKTAYKNRQGLGGTFFWELSGDTADGELIKAIN; from the coding sequence ATGCCCGGAACGCCACGACGGCACCGCACCCGCACCCTGCTCACCGCGACGGCCGCCTGCTCGGCCCTGCTCGCGGCCGGACTGGCCGCCGTGCCCGCCACCGCCGACGACTCCCCCTCGGGCGACGACACCAGCGCCGGCCGGCGCGTCGTCGGCTACTTCACCAACTGGGGTGTCTACGAGCGCAATTACCACGTCAAGAACATCGAGACGTCCGGCTCCGCCGCCAAGCTCACCCACATCAACTACGCCTTCGGCAACGTCACCGGCGGCAAGTGCGCGATCGGCGACGCCTACGCGGACTACGACAAGTTCTACGACGCCGCCGGCAGCGTCGACGGCAAGGCCGACTCCTGGGACAACGGCGCCCTGCGCGGCAACTTCAACCAGCTGCGCAAGCTCAAGAAGATGCACCCCGGCCTGAAGGTGGTCTGGTCCTTCGGCGGCTGGACCTGGTCCGGCGGCTTCGGCGAGGCCGCGAAGAACCCGGCCGCCTTCGCCGAGTCCTGTTACGGCCTGGTGAAGGACCCCCGCTGGGCCGACGTCTTCGACGGCATCGACATCGACTGGGAGTACCCCAACGCCTGCGGCCTGACCTGCGACACCAGCGGGCGGGCCGCCTTCCGCGACGTCATGGCGGCACTCCGCGCCCGTTTCGGCGGGTCGAACCTGGTCACGGCCGCGATCACCGCCGACGCCTCGGCCGGCGGCAAGATAGAGGCCGCGGACTACGCGGGCGCCGCGCGCTCCGTCGACTGGTACAACCCCATGACGTACGACTACTTCGGCGCCTGGGAGGCGAAGGGCCCCACCGCCCCCCACTCCCCCCTCACCTCCTACACCGGCATCCCCAAGGCCGGCTTCAACACGGAGGCCACGATCCAGAAGCTCACGTCCCTGGGTGTCCCCCCGGCGAAGCTCCTGCTCGGCATCGGCTTCTACGGCCGCGGCTGGACGGGCGTCACCCGGTCCACCCCGGGCGGCACGGCCACCGGCCCCGCGAAGGGCACCTACGAGGACGGCTTCGAGGACTACAGGATCCTCAAGACCAAGTGTCCGGCCAACGGCACGGTGGGCGGCACGGCCTACGCCAAGTGCGGCAGCGACTGGTGGAGTTACGACACGCCCTCGACGATCGCGGGAAAGACGGCCTACAAGAACCGTCAGGGCCTGGGCGGCACGTTCTTCTGGGAGCTGAGCGGCGACACGGCGGACGGGGAGCTGATCAAGGCGATCAACTGA
- a CDS encoding CHAT domain-containing tetratricopeptide repeat protein, with amino-acid sequence MVDRLLVDLDATGRASVSTWLDGELPAPAGEPVVLNWPLDSDDLEDLRWYLEDYLRAPFGVYEDRGCRIADRLPSWGRVMFTALFGSGPARDAYVRVRTRATHPGSAEIVLRSSAPAWLGLPWELLCDPRLPTPLALDGMGLSRALPAHLGEAFEVGGHRLRVLMVISRPDGAHDVGYRMIARPLLRRLEAVRGRVDVEVLRPPTLEALVERLREAREAGTPFQIVHFDGHGTLAEEGVLVFEKPGGGADHVPAGRIARVLADARVPVVVLNACQSGAVGKQLEAAVATRLLAGGASAVVAMAYSVYAVAAAEFVTAFYERLFVGDTIGEAVRAGRAQMARRPERPSPKGELPLADWAIPVHYLRREVRFPELRAEPTAARSGLSLEDALDRLRERGPGAADDPLSPEGEFVGRDGLFHTLETAARARRVVVLHGPGGTGKTELAKAFGRWWRDTGGVERPEWVIWHSFEPGVASFGLDGVVAQIGLRVFGADFARQPPDVRRELVRDLLREHRLLMVWDNFESVASMPDPAAATPPLDDTGRGELKDFLAEVAAGGRSVILVTSRTPEHWLGDLRRVAVGGLSPDEAVEYADHVLRPFPAAAPRRADRAFAELLEWLHGHPLSMRLILPHLDTTDAGALLAGLRGGAALPAPPGGDRTTSLPASISYSLAHLDPVQRRLLAAVSLFHGVADAILLNIFSGREQVPHRFRGVDTNGWTAVLDRAAQLGLLTELDWGLYGIHPALPSYLASQWQADDPDGYESQRAQAERALLAAWINYAEALRKATRSATAKHSYHIINLHRSAMGHFLGYALDNRLWAHARLIIQPLLLYWHHNGLPEEADAWTDRSRLALEDPDGTPPPLGDHAGDLWLALMSAQAGRMQLADRFDAAEAAYADILRMLQSHPDPPRPRLATVYSELGRAAQRQGRWDEAERWFSASLAVWRELDDREGAARSYHRLGDVAMARSHWDEAERCFRQSLLLEEEGGEAHHAATLCGALGRVADARGRWDEAEHWFRRYLAIATDLRDNHATADACRQIGTFEQGRGRWEEAGPWLQRTLALQRDMNERPGVALTCGQLGLGAHAMGRLDEAEQWYVQALAIVEALEDRPGMSRTYGQLGLLAENRGKAGEALEWTVRSLTLSGRLPQPGNPRIRVLARLTTKLGIEALERCWQRVSGARLPAAVREQIETFGSEEDG; translated from the coding sequence ATGGTGGACCGGTTACTGGTTGATCTCGACGCGACGGGGCGTGCGTCCGTCTCGACGTGGCTGGACGGGGAACTGCCCGCTCCCGCGGGCGAGCCGGTCGTGCTCAACTGGCCGCTGGACTCCGACGACCTGGAGGACCTGCGCTGGTACCTGGAGGACTACCTGCGGGCACCGTTCGGGGTGTACGAGGACCGTGGCTGCCGGATCGCCGACCGCCTGCCGTCCTGGGGACGGGTCATGTTCACCGCCCTGTTCGGGTCGGGACCCGCCCGCGACGCCTACGTACGCGTCCGCACCCGGGCCACCCACCCTGGTTCCGCCGAGATCGTGCTGCGGTCCTCGGCGCCGGCCTGGCTGGGGCTGCCGTGGGAGCTCCTGTGCGATCCGCGCCTGCCCACGCCGCTGGCGCTGGACGGGATGGGGCTGAGCCGCGCCCTGCCGGCCCACCTCGGGGAGGCGTTCGAGGTCGGCGGCCACCGGCTGCGCGTGCTGATGGTGATCTCCCGGCCCGACGGCGCACACGACGTGGGCTACCGGATGATCGCCCGCCCGCTGTTGCGCCGTCTGGAGGCCGTGCGCGGCCGGGTGGACGTGGAGGTGCTGCGTCCGCCCACGCTGGAGGCGCTGGTGGAGCGGTTGCGGGAGGCGCGCGAGGCCGGGACGCCTTTCCAGATCGTGCACTTCGACGGCCACGGGACCCTGGCGGAGGAGGGCGTGCTCGTCTTCGAGAAGCCGGGCGGCGGCGCGGACCACGTCCCGGCAGGCCGGATCGCCCGGGTGCTGGCGGACGCGCGGGTACCGGTCGTGGTGCTCAACGCCTGCCAGTCCGGGGCCGTCGGCAAACAGCTGGAGGCGGCCGTGGCCACCCGCCTGCTGGCCGGCGGTGCCTCGGCGGTGGTGGCCATGGCGTACAGCGTGTACGCGGTGGCCGCGGCCGAGTTCGTGACGGCCTTCTACGAGCGCCTCTTCGTCGGCGACACGATCGGGGAAGCGGTGCGCGCGGGCCGGGCGCAGATGGCCCGGCGGCCGGAGCGGCCCAGTCCCAAGGGTGAGCTCCCGCTGGCGGACTGGGCCATTCCGGTGCACTACCTGCGCCGTGAGGTCCGGTTCCCCGAGCTGAGGGCCGAGCCCACGGCCGCCCGCTCGGGACTGTCCCTGGAGGACGCACTGGACCGGCTGCGTGAACGCGGCCCCGGTGCGGCGGACGACCCTCTGTCCCCCGAGGGGGAGTTCGTCGGCCGCGACGGCCTGTTCCACACCCTGGAGACCGCGGCCCGCGCCCGGCGCGTGGTCGTCCTGCACGGCCCCGGGGGAACCGGGAAGACCGAGCTGGCCAAGGCGTTCGGCCGCTGGTGGCGCGACACGGGCGGTGTCGAGCGGCCGGAGTGGGTGATCTGGCACTCCTTCGAGCCCGGTGTCGCCTCGTTCGGCCTGGACGGTGTGGTCGCGCAGATCGGTCTGCGGGTCTTCGGCGCGGACTTCGCCCGTCAACCGCCGGACGTCCGCCGCGAGCTGGTGCGCGACCTGCTGCGCGAGCACCGGCTGCTGATGGTCTGGGACAACTTCGAGTCGGTCGCGTCCATGCCGGACCCCGCCGCGGCCACTCCCCCGCTGGACGACACCGGGCGCGGCGAGCTCAAGGACTTCCTCGCCGAGGTCGCCGCCGGCGGTCGCAGCGTGATCCTGGTGACCAGCCGCACGCCCGAGCACTGGCTGGGGGACCTGCGGCGCGTCGCCGTCGGCGGCCTGTCCCCCGACGAGGCCGTCGAGTACGCCGACCACGTCCTGCGACCGTTCCCCGCCGCAGCGCCCCGGCGCGCGGACCGCGCCTTCGCCGAGCTGCTGGAATGGCTGCACGGCCATCCCCTGAGCATGCGACTGATCCTGCCCCACCTGGACACCACCGACGCGGGTGCGCTCCTGGCGGGCCTGCGCGGCGGCGCGGCCCTGCCCGCACCACCCGGCGGCGACCGCACCACGTCCCTGCCGGCCAGCATCAGCTACTCGCTGGCCCATCTGGATCCGGTGCAGCGCCGGCTGCTGGCGGCGGTGAGCCTGTTCCACGGTGTGGCGGACGCCATACTGCTGAACATCTTCTCCGGACGCGAACAGGTCCCCCACCGGTTCCGGGGCGTCGACACGAACGGGTGGACAGCGGTACTGGACCGGGCGGCCCAGCTGGGGCTGCTGACCGAGCTGGACTGGGGCCTGTACGGCATCCACCCCGCGCTGCCCTCCTATCTCGCCAGTCAGTGGCAGGCCGACGACCCCGACGGCTACGAGTCGCAACGCGCCCAGGCCGAACGGGCCCTGCTGGCGGCATGGATCAACTACGCCGAGGCACTACGGAAAGCGACACGGAGCGCAACCGCCAAGCACAGCTACCACATCATCAACCTGCACCGCAGCGCCATGGGCCACTTCCTGGGGTACGCCCTGGACAACAGACTCTGGGCCCACGCCAGGCTCATCATCCAACCGCTTCTCCTCTACTGGCACCACAACGGACTGCCCGAGGAGGCGGACGCATGGACAGACCGTTCCCGGCTCGCTCTGGAGGACCCGGACGGCACTCCTCCCCCGCTCGGCGACCACGCCGGGGACCTGTGGCTCGCCCTCATGTCCGCGCAGGCGGGCAGGATGCAGCTCGCCGACCGGTTCGACGCCGCCGAAGCCGCCTACGCCGACATCCTCAGGATGCTTCAATCCCATCCGGACCCTCCTCGGCCACGTCTCGCGACGGTCTACAGCGAGTTGGGCAGGGCGGCTCAGAGACAGGGCCGGTGGGACGAGGCCGAGCGATGGTTCAGCGCGTCCCTGGCCGTCTGGCGGGAATTGGACGACCGGGAAGGCGCGGCCCGCTCGTACCACCGGCTCGGCGACGTGGCGATGGCGCGGAGCCACTGGGACGAGGCTGAGCGGTGCTTCCGCCAGTCCCTCCTCCTCGAAGAGGAGGGGGGAGAGGCGCACCACGCGGCAACGTTGTGCGGTGCTCTCGGCCGGGTGGCCGACGCGCGAGGGCGATGGGATGAGGCCGAGCACTGGTTTCGCCGCTATCTGGCCATCGCGACGGACCTCAGGGACAACCACGCCACGGCCGACGCCTGCCGCCAGATCGGCACGTTCGAGCAGGGCCGGGGGCGTTGGGAGGAAGCCGGGCCATGGCTCCAGCGCACCCTCGCCCTTCAGCGGGACATGAACGAACGGCCCGGCGTAGCCCTCACATGCGGCCAGCTCGGTCTGGGGGCGCATGCCATGGGGCGGCTGGACGAGGCCGAGCAGTGGTACGTCCAGGCCTTGGCCATCGTGGAAGCGCTCGAGGACAGGCCCGGCATGTCGAGGACCTACGGACAGCTGGGTCTGCTCGCCGAGAACCGCGGCAAGGCCGGTGAGGCCCTGGAATGGACGGTCCGTTCATTGACCCTCTCCGGCCGGCTACCACAGCCGGGCAACCCGCGCATCCGCGTGCTGGCGCGCCTGACCACGAAACTCGGCATCGAGGCGCTGGAACGCTGTTGGCAGCGGGTCTCCGGGGCCCGGTTGCCGGCGGCGGTCCGGGAGCAGATCGAGACATTCGGTTCCGAGGAGGATGGATGA
- a CDS encoding helix-turn-helix transcriptional regulator — MTVPSVTDVGRRIAYQRRVARLTQRQLANAAHIALGTLRKIEQGERGIGDDVLDSVAAALGVDPAQLLPRQDQADDRVHAAMPGLSAAIATYDLPDDGPVRPVQELRTAVEESVAWRLSAQYVRITRRLPALLEELSRSRQLVPPRTTPARGNAACVRLPNGRRGRLQVRGPGSVGPPRRPHALGRHADR, encoded by the coding sequence ATGACGGTGCCATCGGTCACAGACGTGGGCAGGCGCATCGCATATCAGCGACGTGTCGCCCGCTTGACGCAGCGGCAGCTTGCCAACGCCGCTCACATCGCGCTCGGCACGCTGCGCAAGATCGAGCAGGGCGAACGGGGCATCGGGGACGACGTTCTTGACTCGGTCGCGGCGGCTCTCGGCGTCGACCCCGCGCAGCTCCTCCCGCGACAAGACCAGGCGGACGACCGGGTTCACGCCGCCATGCCCGGTCTGTCCGCCGCCATCGCGACCTACGACCTGCCGGACGACGGCCCTGTCCGTCCCGTTCAGGAACTTCGCACAGCAGTCGAGGAGTCCGTGGCTTGGCGGCTGAGCGCGCAGTACGTGCGCATCACCCGCAGACTGCCCGCGCTGCTCGAAGAACTCTCCCGTTCGCGCCAGCTCGTCCCCCCCCGCACAACGCCCGCTCGTGGCAATGCTGCTTGTGTCCGCCTGCCGAACGGCCGACGCGGTCGCTTACAAGTACGGGGCCCGGGATCTGTCGGCCCGCCTCGTCGACCTCATGCGCTGGGCCGTCACGCAGACAGGTGA
- a CDS encoding HAD family hydrolase, with amino-acid sequence MIEAVVFDVGETLIRDDRGWQRWADWLGVPRHTLSALVGAVVAQGRDNADALRLARPGVDIGAEYRAREAAGHGEMLDESDLYPDVRPALTAMRDSGLRVIIAGNQTRRAGELLAALDLPAHAVATSGEWGVAKPDPAFFARVIALAGAAPTRIAYVGDHPQNDVVPAAAAGLRTVHIRRGPYGHLWADSPEARTADWRVQSLTELAGLLVR; translated from the coding sequence ATGATCGAGGCAGTGGTGTTCGACGTCGGTGAAACGCTGATCCGCGACGACCGTGGCTGGCAGCGATGGGCGGACTGGCTGGGAGTGCCCCGGCATACGCTCTCCGCGCTCGTCGGCGCCGTGGTCGCCCAGGGGCGCGACAACGCCGACGCCCTCCGGCTGGCCCGCCCGGGCGTCGACATCGGCGCCGAATACCGTGCGCGCGAGGCCGCGGGGCACGGAGAGATGCTCGACGAGAGCGACCTCTACCCGGACGTGCGCCCGGCGTTGACCGCGATGCGTGACTCCGGCCTGCGCGTCATCATCGCGGGCAACCAGACCCGCCGTGCCGGGGAGCTGCTGGCCGCCCTCGATCTGCCCGCGCACGCCGTCGCGACATCCGGCGAGTGGGGCGTGGCCAAGCCCGACCCGGCGTTCTTCGCAAGGGTGATCGCCCTTGCCGGCGCGGCGCCGACCCGGATCGCGTATGTCGGCGACCACCCGCAGAACGACGTCGTACCGGCGGCCGCGGCGGGGCTACGGACCGTTCACATCCGTCGTGGGCCCTACGGTCACTTGTGGGCCGACAGCCCGGAAGCGAGGACGGCGGACTGGCGTGTCCAGTCCCTGACCGAACTCGCGGGCTTGCTCGTACGGTAA
- a CDS encoding PTS-dependent dihydroxyacetone kinase phosphotransferase subunit DhaM gives MSAEVAEEPPALVGLVLVSHSRDVAESTAALARALVGGGEPAPVAAAGGVPGGGIGTSAELVRAAVRDVDRGAGVVVLCDMGSAVLTVKALRAEKEFAEVRIADAPFVEGAVAALVTASAGGDLAAVLAAADDARAYRKL, from the coding sequence GTGAGTGCCGAGGTCGCCGAGGAGCCCCCGGCCCTCGTCGGGCTCGTCCTCGTCTCGCACAGCCGCGACGTCGCCGAGTCCACCGCCGCCCTCGCGCGCGCCCTGGTCGGCGGGGGCGAGCCGGCGCCGGTGGCGGCGGCGGGCGGGGTGCCCGGCGGGGGGATCGGTACGAGCGCGGAGTTGGTCCGCGCGGCCGTGCGCGACGTGGACCGGGGGGCGGGCGTGGTCGTGTTGTGCGACATGGGCAGCGCGGTACTGACCGTCAAGGCGCTGCGGGCGGAGAAGGAGTTCGCCGAGGTGCGGATCGCGGACGCCCCGTTCGTGGAGGGCGCGGTGGCGGCCCTGGTGACCGCCTCGGCGGGGGGCGACCTCGCGGCCGTCCTCGCGGCGGCGGACGACGCGCGGGCGTACCGCAAGCTCTGA